Proteins encoded in a region of the Bactrocera tryoni isolate S06 chromosome 4, CSIRO_BtryS06_freeze2, whole genome shotgun sequence genome:
- the LOC120775677 gene encoding uroporphyrinogen-III synthase, whose amino-acid sequence MSGRRTVIIFKSESESSDRYADELHANGFNPIFVPTLSFGFKNLEQLRGKLQAPDNFAGIIFTSPRCVEAVCEALQFSELHGGWKLLHNYAVGEVTHNLALSSLQQLFTHGKQTGNARNLGDFIVDTFDGSRNLPLLLPCGNLRTDLLLSKLVENGFQVDACEVYETVCHPALAENMERALKADNIEYFAFFSPSGVNCVHEYCKAHNVDMDKWKLVAIGPSTRLAMEERGLHVFQTAERPSVEYLIKVLLNPSVGRPKPTGEIKVED is encoded by the coding sequence ATGAGTGGAAGGCGCACAGTGATTATCTTCAAATCCGAATCGGAGAGCAGTGACCGGTACGCGGACGAATTACATGCCAATGGATTCAATCCGATATTTGTGCCAACACTGAGTTTCGGTTTCAAGAATCTGGAACAGTTGCGAGGCAAATTGCAGGCGCCAGATAATTTCGCCGGCATCATTTTCACTAGTCCACGCTGCGTCGAAGCCGTTTGTGAGGCATTGCAGTTTTCCGAGCTGCATGGTGGTTGGAAATTGTTGCATAATTATGCAGTTGGCGAGGTCACACACAACTTGGCACTGTCGTCACTGCAACAACTATTCACACATGGCAAGCAAACAGGCAATGCACGCAATTTGGGGGATTTCATAGTGGATACGTTCGACGGTTCGCGCAATTTGCCACTCCTGCTGCCTTGTGGCAACTTACGCACCGACTTGCTGCTTTCGAAATTAGTGGAAAACGGTTTTCAGGTGGACGCTTGTGAGGTGTACGAAACTGTTTGTCATCCGGCGCTGGCCGAGAATATGGAACGGGCTTTAAAGGCCGACAACATCGAGTACTTTGCCTTCTTTTCGCCCTCGGGCGTTAACTGCGTGCATGAATACTGTAAGGCGCACAATGTGGATATGGACAAATGGAAGTTGGTGGCGATAGGGCCGAGCACACGTTTGGCTATGGAAGAGCGTGGCCTGCATGTGTTTCAAACAGCCGAGCGACCTTCGGTGGAGTACCTCATTAAGGTTTTATTGAATCCCAGTGTAGGACGACCAAAGCCGACTGGTGAGATAAAAGTGGAAGACTAA